In one window of Erwinia tasmaniensis Et1/99 DNA:
- the fliD gene encoding flagellar filament capping protein FliD yields the protein MASISTLGIGSGLDLSSTLDKLQTAEKDALKPISTQQTAYTAKLSAYSTMKSALETFQTANSKLNSADLFSASKTSSSSGAFSATTTSAAAAGSYSINVTSLAKAQTLTTGVQSSSSTALASGDSTLSIKLAGSDKTVDVSISAADSSLTGIRDAINKANAGVNASIIKAGDGSYRLSLTSAKTGTDNAMTLSVSGDSTLQSMLNYSGTGSSNLTQSVAAQNAKLSVNNVEIESSSNNISDALEGITLNLSDVTSGNQTLTISKDSSATATAIADWATAYNTLLDTFNTLTKYTAVKTNTATQDSSNGPLLGDSTLRNIQSQMKQMLTNTASTSTFKSLSQIGITSDPTSGKLKTDTTALDAAVTKDPDGIKAMIVGDGKTTGIASKMATSLTGWLSSSGEIQTAKDGVSKTLTSLSAQYTKVSDRIDATIARLKKQFTALDLTVSKLNSTSDYLTAQFDNSSKSSS from the coding sequence ATGGCTAGCATCTCTACTCTCGGTATCGGCTCCGGCCTCGATTTAAGTAGTACTCTGGACAAGTTGCAGACGGCGGAAAAAGACGCGTTAAAACCGATCTCCACCCAGCAGACCGCCTATACCGCAAAGCTGAGCGCCTACAGCACCATGAAAAGCGCGCTGGAAACCTTTCAGACCGCCAACAGCAAGCTGAACAGCGCCGACCTGTTTAGCGCCAGCAAGACCAGCAGCAGCTCCGGCGCCTTTAGCGCGACCACCACGTCCGCCGCCGCTGCGGGCAGCTACAGCATTAACGTGACCTCACTGGCCAAAGCGCAGACGCTCACCACGGGCGTTCAGTCCAGCAGCAGCACCGCGCTGGCCAGCGGCGACAGCACCCTCTCGATTAAACTGGCGGGAAGCGATAAGACGGTGGACGTTTCCATTAGCGCCGCCGACTCTTCTCTGACCGGCATTCGTGACGCGATCAATAAGGCCAACGCAGGCGTCAACGCCAGCATCATTAAAGCCGGTGACGGCAGCTATCGTCTGTCGCTGACCTCGGCCAAAACCGGCACCGACAACGCCATGACGCTGTCCGTCAGCGGCGATAGCACCTTGCAGAGTATGCTTAACTACAGTGGCACAGGCAGCAGTAACCTCACGCAGAGCGTTGCGGCGCAGAATGCCAAACTGTCGGTAAACAACGTTGAGATAGAGAGCAGCAGCAACAATATCAGCGATGCGCTGGAAGGGATCACCCTTAATCTTAGCGACGTGACCAGCGGTAACCAGACGCTGACCATCAGCAAGGACAGCAGCGCCACCGCGACGGCGATTGCCGACTGGGCGACGGCTTATAACACCCTGCTGGACACATTTAATACCCTGACCAAGTACACCGCGGTAAAAACCAATACCGCCACCCAGGACAGCAGCAACGGCCCCCTGCTCGGTGACAGCACCCTGCGCAACATACAGTCGCAGATGAAGCAGATGTTAACCAACACCGCCAGCACCTCGACCTTCAAGTCGCTGTCGCAGATCGGTATTACCTCCGATCCGACCAGCGGCAAGCTGAAAACCGACACCACGGCGCTCGATGCGGCGGTAACCAAAGACCCGGACGGCATCAAGGCGATGATTGTCGGCGATGGCAAAACCACCGGTATTGCAAGCAAGATGGCCACCAGCCTGACCGGATGGTTATCCAGCAGCGGTGAAATTCAAACGGCGAAAGATGGCGTCAGCAAAACTCTGACCAGCCTGAGCGCGCAATACACTAAGGTGAGCGACCGTATTGACGCCACCATCGCGCGCTTAAAAAAGCAGTTTACCGCGCTGGATCTCACCGTCAGTAAACTGAACAGCACCAGCGATTATCTGACGGCGCAGTTCGATAATTCAAGCAAATCAAGTAGCTAG
- the fliT gene encoding flagella biosynthesis regulatory protein FliT, producing MNSAQYLFALYQDILTHSQCMLRLAANNQWEELIDSEVNHYLGAVEKLAQAMPHQQITPQTHDRLRPVLRHILDNETEVKKLLKYRQDEIATLMQQNSRQKSVNNAYSKSAGVVLFPTRISG from the coding sequence ATGAATAGTGCCCAGTATCTGTTCGCGCTGTATCAGGATATTTTAACCCACAGTCAATGCATGCTGCGTCTGGCGGCAAATAATCAGTGGGAAGAACTGATCGACAGTGAAGTGAATCACTACCTCGGCGCGGTGGAAAAGCTGGCGCAGGCGATGCCGCATCAGCAGATCACACCTCAAACTCACGATCGGCTGCGCCCCGTGCTGCGCCATATTCTTGATAATGAGACGGAAGTTAAAAAGCTGCTCAAGTACCGCCAGGATGAAATTGCCACCCTGATGCAGCAGAACAGCCGTCAGAAGTCAGTGAATAACGCCTACAGCAAAAGCGCCGGCGTGGTGCTGTTTCCTACCCGCATTAGCGGCTAA
- the amyA gene encoding alpha-amylase, with the protein MHNPTLLQFFHWYYPTGGKLWPEAADRAPWLAEIGISAVWLPPPYKGESGGYSVGYDSYDLFDLGEFDQKGSRATKYGDKRQLQHAVETLKAHGVGVLLDVVLNHKMGADEKEQVQVNRVNPDNREDIDPDVLEAEAWTRFTFPARGGQYSQFVWDYRCFSGVDHIENPDENGVFKIVNDYTAEGWNQQVDDELGNFDYLMGANIDFRNNAVAEELKYWARWVMDEVHCSGFRLDAVKHIPAWFYKEWIEHVQEVAEAPLFIVAEYWSHEVDKLQQYIHQVDGKTMLFDAPLQMNFHNASKQGADYDLSQIFTGTLVAADPWHAVTIVANHDTQPLQALEAPVESWFKPLAYALILLRENGVPALFYPDLFGASYEDEGGDGEQYKIDIPVIPELEALVRARQRYAHGAQSEWFDHPNCIAFARSGTEDLPGCVVIMSNGEAGEKTLALGETFAGREWYDFLGHEEGRISSDQLGSAVFRCQPGSVSLWVPVESPATA; encoded by the coding sequence ATGCACAATCCCACGCTGTTGCAGTTTTTTCACTGGTATTACCCGACCGGCGGTAAACTCTGGCCGGAAGCGGCCGATCGCGCCCCGTGGCTGGCGGAAATAGGTATCAGCGCCGTCTGGCTGCCCCCACCGTATAAGGGCGAATCCGGCGGCTATTCGGTTGGCTACGACAGCTACGATCTGTTTGATCTGGGAGAGTTCGATCAAAAAGGTTCGCGCGCCACCAAATACGGCGACAAACGGCAGCTGCAGCACGCGGTAGAAACGCTGAAAGCCCACGGCGTGGGGGTGCTGCTCGACGTGGTGCTGAATCATAAAATGGGCGCCGACGAAAAAGAGCAGGTGCAGGTCAACCGGGTTAACCCGGATAACCGCGAGGATATCGATCCCGATGTGCTGGAGGCCGAGGCCTGGACGCGCTTTACCTTCCCGGCGCGTGGCGGGCAGTATTCGCAGTTTGTCTGGGACTACAGGTGTTTTAGCGGCGTCGATCATATCGAAAATCCTGATGAAAACGGCGTGTTTAAAATCGTCAATGACTACACCGCCGAAGGCTGGAACCAGCAGGTCGATGACGAACTGGGCAATTTCGATTATCTGATGGGCGCGAATATCGATTTCCGCAATAACGCGGTAGCCGAAGAGCTGAAGTACTGGGCGCGCTGGGTAATGGATGAAGTGCACTGTAGCGGTTTTCGCCTCGACGCGGTGAAGCATATCCCCGCCTGGTTCTACAAGGAGTGGATTGAGCACGTGCAGGAGGTGGCCGAAGCGCCGCTGTTTATCGTCGCGGAGTACTGGTCGCACGAGGTGGATAAACTGCAACAGTATATTCATCAGGTCGACGGCAAAACCATGCTGTTTGACGCTCCGCTACAGATGAATTTCCACAATGCGTCCAAACAGGGGGCTGACTACGATCTCAGCCAGATCTTCACCGGCACGCTGGTGGCGGCCGATCCTTGGCATGCGGTTACCATCGTGGCCAACCACGATACCCAGCCGCTCCAGGCGCTGGAAGCGCCGGTAGAAAGCTGGTTTAAGCCGCTGGCCTACGCGCTGATCCTGCTGCGTGAAAATGGTGTTCCGGCGCTGTTTTACCCTGACCTGTTTGGTGCCAGCTACGAGGATGAGGGCGGTGACGGCGAGCAGTATAAAATTGATATCCCGGTAATACCTGAACTTGAGGCGCTGGTGCGCGCCAGGCAGCGCTATGCCCACGGAGCGCAAAGCGAATGGTTTGATCATCCTAACTGCATCGCTTTCGCGCGCAGCGGCACGGAGGACCTCCCCGGTTGCGTGGTCATTATGTCCAATGGTGAAGCGGGAGAAAAAACCCTGGCGCTGGGAGAAACGTTCGCCGGCAGAGAGTGGTATGACTTCCTTGGCCACGAAGAGGGCAGGATAAGCAGCGACCAGCTGGGCAGCGCCGTATTTCGCTGCCAGCCGGGCAGCGTCAGCCTTTGGGTACCCGTCG
- a CDS encoding RNA polymerase sigma factor FliA, with translation MNDLYTANGVMDKHSLWQRYVPLVRHEALRLQVRLPASVELDDLLQAGGIGLLNAVERYDAMQGTAFTTYAVQRIRGAMLDELRSRDWAPRSVRRNAREVAGAMHRVEQALGRSASEQEVAAQLDVSLEEYRQILLDTNNSQLFSFDEYREEHGDSAELVTEGHEQENPLHQLLEGDLRDRVIEAIEALPDREKMVLTLYYQEELNLKEIGAVLEVGESRVSQLHSQAVKRLRARLSGAR, from the coding sequence GTGAACGATCTGTATACCGCCAATGGCGTAATGGACAAACATTCGCTGTGGCAGCGCTACGTGCCGCTGGTGCGCCATGAAGCGCTGCGGCTACAGGTGCGCCTGCCGGCCAGCGTTGAACTTGACGATCTGCTCCAGGCGGGGGGGATCGGCCTGCTGAACGCGGTAGAACGTTACGACGCCATGCAGGGAACCGCCTTTACCACCTACGCCGTACAGCGTATCCGTGGGGCGATGCTTGATGAGCTGCGCAGCCGCGACTGGGCACCGCGCAGCGTGCGACGCAACGCGCGTGAAGTGGCCGGAGCCATGCACAGGGTCGAACAGGCGCTGGGCCGCTCGGCCAGCGAGCAGGAGGTGGCCGCCCAGCTGGACGTTTCGCTGGAGGAGTACCGACAAATCCTGCTGGACACCAATAACAGCCAGCTCTTCTCCTTTGACGAATACCGTGAAGAGCATGGCGACAGCGCGGAACTGGTGACGGAAGGCCATGAACAGGAGAACCCGCTGCATCAGTTGCTGGAAGGGGACCTTCGCGACCGGGTAATTGAGGCGATAGAGGCTCTGCCCGATCGCGAAAAAATGGTCCTGACGCTGTATTACCAGGAAGAACTGAATTTGAAAGAGATTGGCGCAGTGCTGGAGGTGGGGGAGTCCCGTGTCAGCCAGCTGCACAGTCAGGCGGTAAAACGCCTGCGCGCCCGGTTATCGGGTGCGCGCTGA
- a CDS encoding acyltransferase family protein, translating into MAVAGKQEVLWINTLKGGCILLVVLHHTIITTFIPSIQYLAAGVMPAEIWIAFNKYLSPLRMPAFFFVSGLLAASAISKKSWSEVFTKKFVNILYLYILWGVIQWLSIYNISANLIGQKLSSAQNAAYASSPLEFVKLLALSMTSLWYLYALAFYFLAAKLFYRYRVALLVAAITVNYATQFNLVPGWGPNSVVQNYVYFLLGAFFSYQLIELSQLSRRHLVLLGGMLLLGMAHHAAGMIKNPFYCIVAIVLGIVLCRALNNRFNMSWLNWVGRNTLQIYVLHRIFIEILGLTMLTLAVKYSLFANHAFSLGWALLLPPLAVSITTCISLLVWKLLNRGPGKLLFIYPALLRKDKPAEKVASNG; encoded by the coding sequence ATGGCTGTTGCTGGCAAGCAAGAAGTTCTGTGGATTAATACGTTAAAGGGGGGGTGCATATTACTGGTGGTATTGCATCACACTATTATTACCACTTTTATTCCTTCCATACAGTATCTGGCTGCGGGCGTGATGCCAGCCGAGATATGGATAGCGTTTAATAAATATCTCTCACCGCTGCGTATGCCTGCGTTCTTTTTTGTTTCAGGACTGCTGGCGGCGAGTGCCATCAGTAAAAAGAGCTGGAGTGAAGTTTTTACCAAAAAGTTTGTCAATATTCTTTATCTGTATATTTTGTGGGGCGTGATCCAATGGTTGAGTATTTATAATATCTCCGCCAACTTGATTGGTCAGAAGCTTTCAAGCGCACAAAATGCCGCCTATGCCAGCTCCCCGCTGGAATTTGTCAAACTGCTGGCGCTGTCAATGACCAGCCTGTGGTATCTGTATGCTCTGGCATTTTATTTCCTCGCGGCAAAGCTGTTTTATCGTTATCGCGTGGCGTTGCTGGTAGCGGCAATTACGGTGAACTATGCTACCCAGTTCAATCTGGTGCCCGGCTGGGGACCGAACAGCGTGGTGCAGAATTATGTCTATTTTCTGCTGGGAGCCTTTTTCAGCTATCAGCTAATTGAACTAAGCCAGTTGTCGCGTCGTCATCTGGTGCTGTTAGGTGGAATGCTGCTGTTAGGAATGGCACACCACGCGGCCGGAATGATAAAAAACCCCTTCTATTGCATAGTGGCGATTGTGCTGGGTATCGTGCTGTGCAGGGCGCTGAATAACCGTTTTAATATGAGCTGGCTGAACTGGGTTGGTCGCAATACGCTGCAGATTTATGTGTTGCACCGCATCTTTATTGAAATTCTGGGTCTGACAATGCTGACGCTGGCGGTGAAATACAGCCTGTTTGCCAACCATGCCTTCTCACTCGGCTGGGCGCTGCTGCTTCCGCCTCTGGCGGTGAGTATAACCACCTGCATATCACTGCTGGTGTGGAAACTGCTTAATCGTGGCCCCGGTAAATTACTGTTTATCTATCCGGCGCTGTTGCGCAAAGATAAGCCCGCAGAGAAAGTGGCCAGTAACGGCTGA
- the fliS gene encoding flagellar export chaperone FliS → MYSASGTKAYAKIGVESAVMSASNEQLITLLFDGALSALVRARLFLLEGNTVKKGESLSKAINIIDNGLKLGVDDTSEDELTRNLAELYRYMVHRLLRANLDNDAEGIEEVEALLRNIADAWKEVSGTTALV, encoded by the coding sequence ATGTATAGCGCCAGCGGTACCAAAGCCTATGCAAAAATCGGCGTAGAAAGTGCGGTAATGAGTGCCAGTAACGAGCAGCTGATTACCCTGCTGTTTGACGGGGCGCTTAGCGCCCTGGTGCGCGCCCGCCTGTTTTTGCTGGAAGGGAATACGGTGAAAAAAGGCGAGTCGCTTTCTAAGGCGATTAACATTATTGATAACGGCCTGAAGCTGGGCGTGGATGACACCAGCGAGGACGAGCTAACGCGCAACCTGGCCGAACTGTACCGCTATATGGTGCATCGACTGCTGCGCGCTAACCTGGATAACGATGCCGAAGGCATTGAAGAAGTTGAAGCGCTGCTGCGCAATATCGCCGACGCCTGGAAAGAGGTGTCTGGCACTACCGCTCTGGTTTAG
- the fliZ gene encoding flagella biosynthesis regulatory protein FliZ produces MGSKTTTRPLSRYLKDYKHSQSHCSHCAKVLDRMALVFRGQIINKEAISRMDQPVDERIWLKLQLELTALCRFCSDIYCNTHPTYFDIMKFKQYLFEQTEMSHSTIREYVVRLRRLDGMLSARNFPSERLTGPSWHECLENDLPDAGNNNYRIALRKYDQFLGWQRN; encoded by the coding sequence GTGGGATCGAAAACAACCACCAGGCCATTGAGCCGTTATCTAAAAGACTATAAACACAGCCAGAGCCATTGTTCCCACTGCGCAAAAGTACTGGACCGTATGGCGCTGGTATTTCGTGGTCAAATCATCAATAAAGAAGCCATCTCCCGAATGGACCAGCCTGTTGATGAACGGATTTGGTTAAAATTACAGCTTGAGCTTACCGCGCTGTGTCGATTTTGCAGTGATATTTACTGCAACACCCATCCAACCTATTTCGATATTATGAAGTTCAAACAGTACCTGTTTGAACAAACGGAAATGAGTCACAGCACCATTCGCGAATACGTGGTTCGCCTGCGCCGTCTGGACGGAATGCTGTCAGCGCGTAATTTCCCCTCAGAACGCCTTACCGGGCCGAGCTGGCATGAATGCCTGGAAAACGATCTGCCCGATGCCGGTAATAACAACTACCGCATCGCGTTGCGCAAATATGACCAGTTCCTCGGCTGGCAGCGTAATTAG
- a CDS encoding D-cysteine desulfhydrase, whose product MSLHNIVNFPRLELLGSPTPLEHLPRLSDYLGRDIFIKRDDVTPVAFGGNKLRKLEFLAADALRAGADVLLTAGAIQSNHVRQTAAVAAKLGLKCVALLENPIDAKSENYLTNGNRLLLDLMSTEVIMVPELHDPVAQLEQQATLLEAQGFRPYTIPVGGSDALGALGYVECAQEIAHQSEGVVDFAAVVVASGSAGTHAGLAVGLEQLLPECELVGVTVSRRSAEQRVKVEAIRGPLSQSLSLESRAPITLWDDYYAPGYGHPNEEGLEAIKLLARLEGIFLDPVYTGKAMAGLIDGIAQNRFRHQGPLLFVHTGGAPALFAYHP is encoded by the coding sequence TTGTCTTTACACAACATTGTTAACTTTCCCCGCCTTGAACTGTTGGGTTCGCCCACGCCCCTAGAGCATCTTCCTCGCCTGTCTGATTATTTGGGTCGCGATATTTTTATCAAACGTGACGACGTCACGCCGGTGGCATTCGGCGGCAACAAGCTGCGCAAGCTGGAGTTTCTGGCCGCCGACGCCCTGCGCGCCGGAGCCGACGTGCTGCTGACCGCCGGGGCTATCCAGTCTAACCATGTGCGCCAGACGGCGGCGGTGGCGGCGAAGCTGGGTTTAAAATGCGTGGCGCTGCTGGAAAATCCCATCGATGCGAAGAGCGAAAATTACCTGACTAACGGTAATCGTCTTCTGCTGGATTTGATGAGTACGGAAGTGATTATGGTGCCTGAGCTGCACGATCCGGTGGCACAGTTAGAGCAGCAGGCGACCCTGCTGGAAGCACAGGGATTTCGGCCTTACACCATTCCTGTCGGCGGTTCTGACGCGCTGGGCGCGTTGGGCTACGTCGAATGCGCCCAGGAGATTGCTCACCAGAGCGAAGGCGTGGTTGATTTTGCCGCCGTGGTGGTCGCTTCGGGAAGTGCGGGCACGCATGCCGGGCTGGCGGTCGGTCTGGAGCAGCTGCTGCCAGAATGTGAGCTGGTCGGCGTCACCGTCTCCCGGCGGTCGGCTGAGCAGCGGGTAAAAGTGGAGGCGATCCGTGGTCCGCTGTCACAATCCCTGTCGTTGGAGAGCCGCGCGCCGATCACCCTGTGGGATGACTATTATGCTCCGGGTTACGGTCATCCGAACGAAGAAGGGTTGGAGGCGATAAAACTGCTGGCTCGTCTGGAGGGAATATTCCTCGATCCGGTCTACACCGGCAAGGCGATGGCCGGGCTAATTGACGGCATTGCACAAAATCGATTTCGTCATCAGGGGCCGCTGCTGTTTGTCCATACCGGCGGTGCCCCGGCGCTGTTTGCTTATCATCCCTGA
- a CDS encoding HNH endonuclease signature motif containing protein, producing the protein MRFNYDLIPGELLPFEEINDRYGKKYPDDKSLTALGLLSPSTSSKNGTIRAVFASKDSHIAQEDLLFISQDNERKNYLARFEHYLLSQQRFLYFRRPVTPAPWNTWKVMGESRVLAMLDPASIMAQSLLQQRGYTLTLLRTEEEEEYWQLYDRLSQPCFEYARQLQFIVVLTSPLLPPPSGVMAGTQVGRRVKARLWHRASHHEFTAALRERYGACVVTGTRLTDEQAWPWVEACHIDTRENEQGFMLDNSTDNGLFLRSDLQRLFASRRMTIDPVHGRVHFRCTLPQDSALLPFYQQLEGQICALWAQVPLATRQRLQNKI; encoded by the coding sequence ATGCGCTTCAATTATGACCTAATCCCCGGGGAACTGCTGCCGTTTGAGGAGATAAACGACCGCTACGGTAAAAAGTATCCCGATGATAAATCGTTAACCGCGCTTGGCCTGCTCAGCCCGTCCACCTCCAGCAAAAACGGGACGATCCGCGCGGTGTTTGCCAGTAAAGACAGCCATATTGCCCAGGAAGACCTGCTGTTTATCAGCCAGGACAACGAGCGCAAAAACTATCTGGCGCGCTTTGAACACTATCTGTTAAGCCAGCAGCGCTTTCTCTATTTTCGTCGCCCGGTGACCCCGGCGCCGTGGAACACCTGGAAGGTGATGGGGGAAAGCCGGGTATTAGCCATGCTCGACCCGGCATCAATCATGGCGCAAAGCCTGCTGCAACAGCGCGGCTACACCCTGACGCTGCTGCGCACCGAAGAAGAGGAAGAGTACTGGCAGCTGTATGACCGCCTGTCGCAGCCCTGTTTTGAATACGCCCGCCAGCTACAGTTTATCGTGGTGCTGACCTCGCCGCTGCTGCCGCCCCCGTCCGGGGTGATGGCCGGAACCCAGGTCGGGCGGCGGGTGAAGGCGCGGCTGTGGCACCGTGCCAGCCATCATGAGTTTACCGCCGCGCTGCGTGAGCGCTACGGGGCCTGCGTGGTGACCGGCACGCGGCTGACCGATGAACAGGCGTGGCCGTGGGTGGAAGCCTGCCATATCGACACGCGCGAGAATGAACAGGGCTTTATGCTGGATAACAGCACGGATAACGGCCTGTTTTTGCGCAGCGATCTGCAACGGCTATTTGCCAGCCGCCGTATGACCATCGATCCTGTTCACGGCAGGGTGCATTTTCGCTGCACGTTACCGCAGGATAGCGCCCTGTTGCCGTTTTATCAGCAGCTGGAAGGTCAGATCTGTGCCCTGTGGGCGCAGGTGCCGCTGGCCACACGCCAGCGGTTGCAAAACAAAATATAA
- a CDS encoding flagellin N-terminal helical domain-containing protein, translated as MAQVINTNSLSLITQNNINKNQSALSSSMERLSSGSRITSSKDDAAGQAIANRFTSNIKGLTQAARNANDGISLAQTTEGALSEINNNLQRVRELTVQSKNGTNSDSDLSSIQDEIKSRLDEIDRVSGQTQFNGVKVLSQDTSMKIQVGANDNETIDINLKKIDSTTLGLDKFTVATKEADGTTAVTPTADPLTTLDKAIASVDKLRSGLGAVQNRLDSAVTNLNNTTTNLSSAQSRIQDADYATEVSNMSKAQIIQQAGNSVLAKANQVPQQVLSLLQG; from the coding sequence ATGGCACAAGTTATCAATACCAACAGCCTCTCGCTGATCACCCAGAACAACATCAACAAAAACCAGTCTGCGCTGTCCTCTTCTATGGAGCGTCTGTCTTCCGGTTCACGTATCACCAGCTCTAAAGACGATGCGGCGGGTCAGGCGATTGCTAACCGCTTCACCTCTAACATCAAGGGTCTGACCCAGGCAGCGCGTAACGCTAACGACGGTATCTCTCTGGCGCAGACCACTGAAGGCGCACTGTCAGAAATCAACAACAACTTGCAGCGTGTACGTGAACTGACCGTTCAGTCTAAAAACGGCACTAACTCCGATTCTGACCTCTCTTCTATCCAGGACGAAATCAAATCCCGTCTGGACGAGATTGACCGCGTATCCGGTCAGACTCAGTTTAACGGCGTTAAAGTCCTGTCTCAGGACACCAGCATGAAAATTCAGGTCGGTGCTAACGATAACGAAACTATCGATATCAACCTGAAAAAAATCGACTCAACCACTCTGGGCCTCGATAAATTCACTGTAGCGACCAAAGAAGCCGATGGTACTACTGCGGTTACCCCTACCGCCGACCCACTGACTACCTTGGACAAAGCTATCGCCAGCGTAGATAAACTGCGTTCAGGCCTGGGTGCGGTACAGAACCGTCTGGATTCAGCGGTGACTAACCTGAACAACACCACCACCAACCTGTCTTCTGCACAGTCACGTATTCAGGATGCGGACTACGCAACTGAAGTGTCTAACATGTCTAAGGCACAGATCATTCAGCAGGCCGGTAACTCAGTGTTGGCGAAAGCGAACCAGGTTCCACAGCAGGTTCTGTCTCTGCTGCAGGGCTAA